In Aegilops tauschii subsp. strangulata cultivar AL8/78 chromosome 3, Aet v6.0, whole genome shotgun sequence, one genomic interval encodes:
- the LOC109778896 gene encoding aspartic proteinase nepenthesin-1-like — protein MAVAMPAALLLLLLLVAPPAAGSSEAAVRPNPKIVNWVAGNARASTPDSFGSLIFDLSVGTPRQTLSFVMDITEQLVWAQCREHGFAQSQAPTFRPGSSFAPIGCNDTACQSLAQPPDDNCTHPDDHCKYAWDFQRRGSGAMSGYLATETFSFGAKSVPGMVFGCSDNVMVRALGGVSGFAGFSRAPLSLVSQLHVSKFSYFIDHNNGDDSSFLSLGDAGAAQAMGNNSTPLLPATTRQDSYLYYVNLTGIQVDGELLADIQAGTFAVQEDGSGGVFLSTTIPYTFLQEAAYKVLKQELASRIRSQGVAPMNATADDLCFLKENFRSVKVPRLALVFDGADAAMELNVKNYFSIYDEWRTCLTILPSPNGAAAVLGSLLQTGRTMTYDIHGDGGQLTFEPVAAGGSAPAHAGGPDPAPAHAHAGAPAPAHASLVITATLLAWVLLLQQF, from the coding sequence ATGGCCGTAGCAATGCCAGCTGCGCTTCTCCTGCTTCTCCTCCTGGTCGCGCCGCCGGCGGCGGGCTCGTCGGAGGCGGCAGTCCGGCCGAACCCCAAGATCGTCAACTGGGTCGCAGGCAACGCCCGCGCCTCCACGCCCGACAGCTTCGGCTCCCTCATCTTCGACCTCTCCGTCGGGACGCCGCGGCAGACCCTCTCCTTCGTCATGGACATCACCGAGCAGCTCGTCTGGGCGCAGTGCCGGGAACATGGGTTCGCGCAGTCGCAGGCGCCCACCTTCAGGCCCGGCAGCTCCTTCGCCCCGATTGGCTGCAACGACACGGCATGTCAGAGCCTGGCCCAGCCCCCCGACGACAACTGCACCCATCCCGACGACCACTGCAAGTACGCATGGGACTTCCAGCGCCGCGGCAGCGGCGCCATGTCCGGCTACCTCGCCACCGAGACGTTCAGCTTCGGGGCCAAGTCCGTCCCCGGCATGGTGTTCGGCTGCAGCGACAACGTCATGGTGCGGGCCCTCGGCGGCGTCTCTGGCTTCGCCGGATTCAGCAGGGCCCCCCTCTCCCTCGTCTCGCAGCTCCACGTCTCCAAGTTCTCCTATTTCATCGACCACAACAACGGCGACGACAGCAGCTTCCTCAGCCTGGGCGACGCGGGCGCCGCGCAGGCTATGGGCAACAACAGCACGCCGCTGCTGCCAGCCACGACCAGACAGGACAGTTACCTCTACTACGTCAATCTCACCGGCATTCAGGTCGACGGGGAGCTCCTCGCCGACATCCAGGCGGGGACCTTCGCCGTCCAGGAAGACGGCTCCGGCGGGGTGTTCCTCAGCACAACAATTCCCTACACCTTCCTCCAAGAGGCCGCGTACAAGGTTCTGAAGCAGGAGCTCGCGAGCAGGATTCGGTCACAGGGCGTAGCTCCGATGAACGCCACAGCCGACGACCTGTGCTTCCTCAAGGAGAACTTTCGCAGCGTCAAGGTTCCGAGGCTAGCGCTGGTGTTCGATGGCGCCGACGCGGCGATGGAGCTCAATGTGAAGAACTACTTCTCCATCTACGACGAATGGCGCACGTGCCTCACCATACTGCCGTCGCCGAACGGCGCGGCGGCCGTCCTGGGCAGCCTGCTGCAGACGGGCAGGACCATGACCTACGACATTCATGGCGACGGCGGCCAGCTGACATTCGAGCCGGTGGCAGCGGGTGGCTCGGCGCCGGCGCATGCGGGTGGCCCGGACCCGGCGCCGGCCCATGCGCATGCGGGTGCCCCTGCGCCGGCGCATGCGTCGCTCGTCATAACAGCCACTCTTCTGGCCTGGGTGCTCCTCCTCCAGCAGTTCTAG